GTATGGTGACAGGAGAACAGAaagggagagaggaagaagagaatgcTGGCATGAGTTGCAGTGACCTTTGAACAATAGCTTTAAAAAGCAGTGATGTAGATAGGTTGTCTGATTTCTCTTTCCCACTGTACTCTCTCTTTTGCGCCCGTCTTGGTGTGTGGTTGAGTGGGTTCATTCATGAAAGGTGCTCAAGTGCTGTAGCCACAACCAAAGCAGTTGTCTTCCTGCTCCTAAATCCCAACATAATCTACAATAAGGTGGTGATTCGAACATGAAATCTTACCTTCTGCATGTCAAATTATGTTCATGTCTACTTCCTCATTGCTTGTCACACTCTTATCTTTCATATGCTTTAGGGACTCAGTTTGCTTCCAACTTGGATTGCTTCAGCTTGGAGCTATGACACCATTGATGTCAAATCATTTTACTGGCATCCATGTCAGTCAATCTTTATCCATAAATACTAAACAGATAGAACATATCCATAGTAATTGTAGATTTTATGGGCATGATTTCGTGTTAGAAGTACGTGCAGATTTATGGTACCGATGAGAAAGAAGCGTTGGGCGTATAAAGAAAGATTTGTGTGTACAAAAAGACGATGTGGAGAATGCAAACACACAGAGACGACAGATGTAGCAGTCCTCACCAAGCACgaggaaaaaaagggaagaaagagaGAGTGACATATCAAGAATAAGCTACTGAACTCAACACAATAGTCAGACGTTTTGAGTTAGATTTCCTACTTTTTGTGGCCTCAAACATAGTCAAGCTTATTAGATGAGTTAGATTTGGCAAGATGCGAGTGATAGCTTAGCCCTGTACGATGCAAAATCTAGAATAGAGGAGAGTAAAAGGGAGTAAAGGTAAGATGAATTCGATTAATGTGGTCTAGTTTGCTTTTATAATTGATTTAgtctgaaaaatattttataatatgagaaaaaaatattttttttatatttcatattttgtGAATGCTCATAATTGTTTATTGAAGGTCTCGACGTTATTATCCATTGGATCGCTATGAGTGAAACCCTAATTGAGAATGAATATTTTTCATGTAAAATTATACGATAATAAAATTATTGATCCTTTATCGTCTCAAATATAAACGTGACATGCTAGTTAGtttatttgatttttcttttagttCATCATTAAATTAAGTGTCTAAGTAATTTCTAGAAAATAAATTGGAACTTAATTATGAGAGAGAAATCATAGGTCTAATCCTTcgcatataaattatttatttaaaatttaaaaataaatttgacacATTAATATTAGGAATATTAGTAATAACTGATTAGTCGAATGATTCtgatcatcatgatttgattaaCTTTTATGATCaacttaatttaaaaaatattttatgatataaataattttttttgatattttatattaaattaatatctATATGATTCAATTATTGAGTGAGATATCTCTATCATCTTTATGTTGATTGTACTATCATGTCTCCAAATATCTATCATGCATGAAACATTTAGaatgattaatatatataattttatcctaAGAAAACAGTTTATTTTGGTAACTAAAAAATCATTACTTATGTGCGAAAAAAAATCACATAAATATGAGTGAGTCACATTAGTcagaattaatatatataaagtcatacactaattcaacccagaaatgtctatatatacatgtatatatacatgtatatatatatatatatgtgtatatatgtatatatatatgtatatgtgtatatatgtatatatatatatacacacactaatTGAACGCCCCCTCCACCTTGAACTCCCCGGCCCCCTCCCCGCCGCCCGGGCCAGCGCGTTCATGGCGCACACGTTCACGGCCTCGCCGTCGCCGTGGCATCGCGCCCTGAACGTGACGACCAAGCGCGCGACCTCGACCTCGCCCTCGACCGCGACCGCCGATCGTCGAGCGCCTTATTCATCCTTCATCAGTTTCCGGTGGGATCATCTACAGAAGGCAATTTAACTGTTAGGCATCAACATCTATCAGGGCGATCATCAGCAATCCTGGACCTATCCATCCTTTCAAGAGACACTGTTGCTCTATAAATACTTTATATATCTACAGATTTTGATGCATGAAGGTTGATTTTATAAATACTATCTGCCTTCTTCTGTGCTGTTTCCAATTAAATTCTCCAAGTCATTCTTTTTCTTTAACTTGGGATCTGAGCACCAGCCTTCACTTGCCTTTCCTGAGTTCTTAAGCTTTCTCTGGCTACTTTTTCACATACAAAATTGgtaaatttcaataaaaaaaacaagctatatcataaaatatattgaaaCCTTGGTCAGAGAACAGATTGATTTAAGCTTGTTGATTGTTACGTTTCAATCTCAAAGAAATGGTCTTGTTGTTGGTTTTTGGAGGctttgtataagagagagatttggCTTACAACTGAAAACTCTTCTCTGATGCAGTAACAAGCAGTGACTGTCCTGGGAGTGTTTGATTGTTTCTGGAGGAATCTGTCTTTGTTCATGTGACTGTTTGATTGTTTCTTTTCTTGTATATCTCATTTTAAATGTTGGGATTCTGTCTGAATTTTCAGTCAGAAAACAtgtataaagtaataaaaaattgATGTTTGGTAGATCATGAAGTGCTTGTTGCCTCTCACTCCATCATGGATTAGATCTCACATGGAAGTATTGGGAGGAGGGTCTCTTCTCTCTATTTAAGGAGGTGCAGACCTCTTCCTGTTTCTCCACAGAGAATTCCTCTCTTTCTCTGTCCCTCCCTCTCCCTTCTTCTGTGATCTCAGATCTTCCTCTGTAGAAAAAGGTGGGAGTCTCTCAGAAGGTAATGTCCTGACCTGATCTGAAGCTTTTTTACTTTGGTTCAATTGCTAAACACCTATAGTACCTTCATTGTGCTGGCCCTTGTGGGCTTCTTCCGTGGACAAGACTCTGGGACAGGATCTTGGGTGGATCCAATTAGTGTTCCCCATCGACAGATCTTTTACTGCCACTCTGTTGATCAAAGAAATGAGTTAGATCTGTCCCAGATCCGCATATCTCAAAGCTTTTAGTTCGGATCTGCACGGATGTTGAGCTCGTAGCTGCTTTTACTTGAATCAATTCTGCAGGTGTTCTGGAATTGGCACTTCCGGATTGTGCATTTTTAGATCTGATCTATGACTAAATCTTTATCATGTGCTCTCAAGATCTTCTATTAGCTACGTCAGATCTGATGTTTGCATGATTTAGATCTGGAAATGTTTGCATCTTCTGAttcgttgctgctgctgttggttCAATCGTTTCAGAGTGTCTAGAACGCAAACATGGTGAAGATCTGCTGCATCGGTGCCGGCTATGTCGGTGGCCCAACCATGGCCGTCATTGCCTTGAAATGCCCCAACATCGAGGTGGCCGTCGTCGACATTTCCGTCACCCGCATCGCTGCATGGAACAGCGATCAGCTCCCGATCTACGAGCCCGGCCTTGAAGACGTCGTGAAGCAGTGCCGAGGGAGGAACCTCTTCTTCAGCACTGACGTAGAAAAGCATGTCTGTGAGGCCGATATCATATTCGTCTCGGTGAACACCCCCACCAAAACCCGTGGCCTCGGCGCCGGTAAGGCTGCTGACCTTACCTACTGGGAGAGTGCTGCTCGCATGATCGCCGACGTCTCAAAGTCCGACAAAATTGTGGTGGAGAAGTCCACGGTCCCCGTTAAGACCGCCGAGGCCATCGAGAAGATCTTGACCCACAACAGCAAAGGCATAAGCTACCAGATCCTCTCCAACCCGGAGTTCCTCGCAGAGGGTACTGCAATCCAGGACCTGTTCAACCCCGACCGGGTGCTTATCGGCGGGAGGGAGACGCCGGAGGGGCAGAAGGCCGTCCAAGCACTCAAGGAGGTCTATGCCAATTGGGTTCCCGAGGACAGAATCATCACGACCAATCTATGGTCAGCTGAGCTATCCAAGCTCGCTGCTAATGCCTTCCTAGCGCAGAGGATCTCGTCGGTGAACGCCATTTCGGCGCTCTGCGAGGCCACCGGGGCAAACGTGGCGGAGGTGGCCTACGCCGTCGGAAAGGACAGCAGGATCGGGCCTAAGTTCTTGAACGCAAGCGTCGGATTTGGTGGCTCCTGCTTCCAGAAGGACATCCTGAACTTGGTCTACATCTGCGCGTGCAATGGCCTCCCTGAGGTGGCCAACTACTGGAAGCAAGTGATCAAGATCAATGACTACCAGAAGAGCCGGTTCGTGAACAGGGTTGTTTCCTCCATGTTCAACACTGTTGCTGGGAAGAAGATTGCTGTGCTCGGGTTTGCGTTCAAGAAGGACACCGGCGACACAAGGGAGACGCCGGCCGTTGACGTCTGCAAGGGGCTGCTGGGTGACAAGGCCAAGATTAGCATCTACGATCCGCAGGTGACGGAGGACCAGATCCAGCGCGATCTTGCGATGAACAAGTTCGACTGGGATCACCCCATCCACCTCCAGCCGATGAGCCCGACGGCGGTGAAGGAGGTGACCGTGACCTGGGACGCCTACGAGGCCGCCACGGGAGCACACGCAGTCTGCATCCTGACCGAGTGGGACGAGTTCAAGCGACTGGACTACTCGAAGATCTACGAGAACATGCAGAAGCCTGCCTTTATCTTCGATGGACGCAATGTGGTGGATCCTGAGAAGCTCAGGGAGATGGGATTCATCGTGTACTCGATCGGGAAGCCATTGGATCCCTGGCTCAAGGACATGCCTGCTGTGGCCTAATTGGGAGCTCtgttggaagagagagagagagagggattcttTGCGGATCACAATGCTAAGGTTTCATAGTGGTTGTCGTATCATTATACTCATGTATGGAGTGTCTTATTATATATGGAGCCAATTGTCACTGTAATTAGTCTCATATGGTATGTAAGATTAAGATTAGTGTACTATTATTAACTCTTATATATAAGATTTATAATTGTAGTTAATAGATTTTTAGTGTTTTTGATATCTCCattgaaatattataaatttattttaaataatgtaAATGAGATAAAATGAATTCAAAATCAATGTAACAAAGGTAAATGAATTCAAAATGAATGGAAACCAACTTATATATTCTTTATTGGTttaggaaaaaaataaataaaaaactatATTTATTGGTTTAGGAAACTTACAAATGAAGGCATCTCCCAACAAAAGTCCAACTTTtctagaaaatgataaaaaaattaatttaatatatgtACCTATCAAATTTAGAATTTTAAGTCTAAGTCTATCCTATCCTCGGAAAGCTTAAAATTTGGttgttcaaatcataattttcaatTAAAGGTTCCCATCCGAACCGATACGACGGATAACACGAATCTCGAGGCTGAAGAGGAACCGAACATTTCAAATGACCCGTGGACCAGATCATCAAATAACCCTCCGAATTCTGATCTCCCCCTTTTGGGTTGCTTTTATTGTGCCGGCGGTTTGGATCGAACCCCTCCCTCGTTCTCGCCTGCTCTCTCGTCCCTGCTTTTGCCGACGAATTCGATCTCCAGATCCAGGAAAATGTCGGTGAGTATCTGATCCAGCCAATTTCTTGCCCTTTCCGTCTGTGATTTTTATTCGTGGTGTCGTGAGATCCGATGTTACTCGTCTTGGATCCGATGGGAGAATATTCATGTTTGTGTCTAGATCTTTCGTGGTTGCGCGAATGGATGAGAGGATTCTGACCACGAGTTCTAGATCGTTAGGTAGTAATGGTGTGCATCGAATTGGGTCggaaaaagataattttggttCAGCATATTCGATGCCAGAGAAGATTTACGAGGAAGGTTAAGGAAAAAAGATGCGGTGACTTTGCATAGATCTAGATCTGATCGTGTGGATGTTCGACTTCCTTTCTCGTTGTACGGGATTAGAAGATTCACTATGATTCACCAATGAGCTCCTCAAGTAGCTTGTTATACTTCATTCGGATACAAGGTCAGATTTTGTGGTGGAATGCGTCTAATTCAATTTGCATCGTAGATTTTAGACATTGACTTGCAATGTGTCATCCTAATTATTGGGATCAAATCTACGGTTAGCTAGTAAACCTCTATATTGGATAATTGTGAAAGGAACACGGTGTTTGAGGCACTTGTGACAATCAGCAAAATATATCCTTTGTTTGTCACAAAAGCCAAAATGGTGAGCTAAAACTTAATGTGTATTGACTTTTGAAGAGTAGTAGACAGACCATTTCTTctcaacaaaaagaggaaagcttctcCGTTGCATTATCTACCAATCATTTCAGCAAAGGAATACTCTCTAGTCTTTTGACAAATGGGTTAGTTTTATTGAGGAGCTTACCTTTTGTCTTGTAGCTTGTAATTTTTTTCTACTTACCTTTTCTTCTTTTACTGACTTGATTTTCTGTACCAATTATTGTAATCTATTGTTAAATGTGTAAGTCATATTATTGTTTCAtctcataatatatgtatattttgtgCAGCTAGCTGTGACAAATTTTCACATTATTGTTGTTTGTAATTGTCTCTTTTTCTTTGGCCACATCAGTAATACTGTGAAAATAAATGAGATTGCTCTCTACTTGATAATATCTAATAGCTAATGTAGCCTAACTGAACTCTAATAACTATATGAATCTGAGTGTTTACCGATCAAGATGGCTTAGACGATTGAGGCATTTTTTTTCTCATCTAGAGATTTCCCATCTGATTGGTAGAGCCAACAATTACAGCTTCTAGTCTTGTTCTATTTGTGATCATAATCCAGGCAAGGGGAGAGGTAGGATCCATTTCTATCAGCATTTCCTGTAAACTTGCAGCAAGACAACCTAGGTTTTCTCAGTTTGGTCAGACAATATCACACAAACAATACCATTGTACAGAATCCCTCCCAGGCATGAAGAACAGGGCAGTTTCAGTTGTTGGATTATGATGCATGAAGtacataataattattttatttgttttgatcCTTTGCAGATAATAATAATTTTCCTAGATGCGTCTGTTAAACTGGAGAACTTCTCTGTGgaaacatgaaaataaacatgccaCTTTGACAATAACATAACTCATTGAACTACTAAGAAGTCGAATAACTGTTATCAAATGTCAAGAGCTAGAAGTAACATAGGGTATGTAGTGTCAACAATTTTATTACATATAACGACTATGTGATTATATTTCAACAGTATAATCTCAAGTTACATCTCATTTTTTAGTTGCATTGTTTCATCTTGGCAGATCAATTTTTAGGAAGCTTGATTTCATGTCCTTTTGAGCCAACTAGTTGTCTCTtttgattaaccaagttgttagaTGATGCAATAAGACTATTTCAGTAAGATTAGTTAAGTATGTGGTATGGATGTAAAATTTTATCCTAAAGAATTTATTGTACATTGCAAAATTTTCAGTAAGGTCACTATTTCTTGTGCCAattgttatcattattttttcCGTATAGATCAATAGTCCTTTTAGCATGCGAAAGGCACTAATGTACAAGATATTTCTGACATTATAATTTGTAGAATCTTGAGTTAGCTTGATTTTTTTGTTCTGCCAACATGCCTCATCGGATTATGCAGATCACATTCAATAATTTCACCAACTCAGAGAGGGCATAATTGTCTCAGTTAATTATTTACCTTAAAAATCCTATTAGAGCAAGGGGTTCACCCCAAGGGTGAAGAACCTAATGAACATCTTGTTTCAGCAACTGGATCGATAATTTTTGAGGATGCCAATGAATCCTCAAATGACTATTCAACCAAATTGGAAATTGACATTTCAGATGGGACAgttaaattattttcttttttatttttgtcaacAGTTCCATGGAGGAAATGCTTAACTTCCTAGCTGATTCTATTAGTTATagggttcattagatgcaactctATTGAGTGGCAGTTCATGATTTAATGTTGATCGGAATTTATTAAACATGTTAACTACCATCTCTTTTCtgttttttaaaaaagaatgtTCATTTGGTTAGTCTTTAGTTGCTCCCATGTTAGGGCCTTTAAGTCTTATTCAGCATGACTTATTTAATAAATTTGATTAGATGGACAAATCATGCTCTATTGAGATGTGATAAATTGTTTGGTTGGTAGTTTTTGAGACATTTAGATTGTGGAGGGTATGTGTTGCATCGCTGAATTATTACTGAGCTCTTTTTCATCATTTTGCAGGCAAAAACAGTGAAAATTAGTAACATTTGCTTGTCTGCATCTCAAAGGGACATTCAAGAATTCTTTTCCTTCTCTGGGGACATCGATTATGTTGAAATGCAAAGGTCAATTGTTTATCCTTTCTTTGTACCTCTAATGCCTCTATCGTTAGGAGGTAGGAAATGATTGTGAAATAGGGATTCTCTTTTTGCAGTGAATCAGAAGATACTCAACTTGCTTATGTCACTTTTAGAGACTCACAAGGAGCAGAAACTGCAATGCTTCTCACAGTGAGTTCATCTAGATATAAACTGCTGCTTTCTTCTGCATATTTTCTGAAAACAGAATTGTTTATGGCAATACAGTTTTGGTATATAAAATATGGGAATCCTTGGTAAACtatttgttgtatatatatacaggGAGCAACAATAGTTGATCGTTCTGTTAATATAACTCCAGCTGAGAATTACAAGTTGCCTCCTGAAGCTTACAGACACATGCTGGTAGGTCTCTACTATTTCTCTGTTTTTGTTTTTAGTGATATTTGCACGAGAACACCATACACTCCAAacagaaaataatatttatgattttttccATGCCTAGGAATTTCTTTCCAATAGAAGAACTAAAATGTCATGTATGGTGCTCAATTTCTTATTGCATATGTAGCTGTGTCAAATGGTTTCAAGATAAACCTATATTATGCCATTTCTCATCGTTGATTATATATTTTCAGAGTAAAAAATTCTGGTTAGATTGGGGAACTTTTTTTTGCTAAGTATTTGGTCAAGGGTCCATTGGAATTTGGAGGAAAACGTGCATTTGTGACTCTCTTGTTTATGAACTAGGTGGGAATGATAAAATGTCATGAGAAAACGAGGGTCCTAGATTGATAGAAAGTTAGAAGGTTTCATTAATTATAGGTATAAATGGTTTAATAACTGGCCTTCTAATTGAAGCTGCAGATAAAATTTGATATCTTGTATGCAATTTGTGTATCTGTTGTCAGAAAGTTCAAGCATAAACATATGATAAGCCACTGGATCCTACATCCAAAGCCGATTTCGTTCTTTGGTTCTAAATGTATGTTTAAAATGTAATATACAGGGAAAAATTATTATTTGTTTGATCAGCAATTATAGACCTTTAGTTCCTGTGTTTTCATCAAAGTATGACTTTTGGCACCTGCGAAGTTATCCCCTTTTTAATTACATTTTTAACTGTGACA
The DNA window shown above is from Musa acuminata AAA Group cultivar baxijiao chromosome BXJ2-4, Cavendish_Baxijiao_AAA, whole genome shotgun sequence and carries:
- the LOC135609834 gene encoding UDP-glucose 6-dehydrogenase 4-like, whose amino-acid sequence is MVKICCIGAGYVGGPTMAVIALKCPNIEVAVVDISVTRIAAWNSDQLPIYEPGLEDVVKQCRGRNLFFSTDVEKHVCEADIIFVSVNTPTKTRGLGAGKAADLTYWESAARMIADVSKSDKIVVEKSTVPVKTAEAIEKILTHNSKGISYQILSNPEFLAEGTAIQDLFNPDRVLIGGRETPEGQKAVQALKEVYANWVPEDRIITTNLWSAELSKLAANAFLAQRISSVNAISALCEATGANVAEVAYAVGKDSRIGPKFLNASVGFGGSCFQKDILNLVYICACNGLPEVANYWKQVIKINDYQKSRFVNRVVSSMFNTVAGKKIAVLGFAFKKDTGDTRETPAVDVCKGLLGDKAKISIYDPQVTEDQIQRDLAMNKFDWDHPIHLQPMSPTAVKEVTVTWDAYEAATGAHAVCILTEWDEFKRLDYSKIYENMQKPAFIFDGRNVVDPEKLREMGFIVYSIGKPLDPWLKDMPAVA